One segment of Pandoraea pnomenusa DNA contains the following:
- a CDS encoding AAA family ATPase translates to MTRLIFFCGHAGAGKTTLAKRLIRPLISRSGEAFCLLDKDTLYGAYSAAVMGALTGNPNDRDSPLYLETLREPEYAGLLETARENLRLGVNVLVVGPLSRELREGLLFDRGWLGVDDDVGVHVVWVDLDEARAKARIESRGNPNDAYKLEHWEEYRLRRFLPPAAAFPGLVRFDNTAPSPEDDEQLLQSLLAHTR, encoded by the coding sequence ATGACGCGCCTCATCTTTTTCTGCGGCCATGCCGGGGCGGGAAAGACCACGCTCGCCAAGCGTCTGATCCGTCCCCTCATCTCGCGCAGCGGCGAGGCGTTCTGCCTGCTCGACAAGGATACCCTGTACGGCGCCTACAGCGCCGCTGTCATGGGGGCGCTCACCGGCAATCCGAACGACCGCGACAGCCCGCTCTACCTGGAGACCCTGCGCGAGCCGGAATACGCCGGTTTGCTGGAGACCGCCCGAGAGAACTTGCGACTCGGTGTGAACGTGCTCGTCGTGGGGCCGCTCTCGCGCGAACTGCGCGAAGGGCTGCTGTTCGACCGCGGCTGGCTTGGCGTGGACGATGACGTGGGCGTGCACGTGGTGTGGGTCGATCTTGACGAGGCGCGCGCGAAGGCCCGCATCGAAAGCCGGGGCAATCCGAACGACGCCTACAAGCTCGAGCATTGGGAGGAGTATCGTTTGCGGCGCTTTCTCCCCCCGGCAGCGGCATTTCCCGGCCTGGTTCGTTTCGACAACACCGCACCCTCGCCGGAAGACGACGAGCAGTTGTTGCAGTCGCTGTTGGCGCACACGCGTTGA